In Aegilops tauschii subsp. strangulata cultivar AL8/78 chromosome 3, Aet v6.0, whole genome shotgun sequence, one genomic interval encodes:
- the LOC109757655 gene encoding protein RAE1: MASFNAAGAGAANPNPNKSLEVNPAPGDSVSSLSFSPKANHLIATSWDNQVRCWEVQPGGQCQAKASISHDQPVLCSAWKDDGTTVFSGGCDKVVKMWPLLSGGQATAFSGHEAPVKELAWIPQMSLLVSGSWDKTLRYWDIRQPNPAHVQQLPERCYALSLSYPLMAVGTADRNVVIFNLQNPQAEFKRIVSPLKFQTRCIAAFPDQQGFLVGSIEGRVGVHHVDDSNQSKNFTFKCHREGTDIFSVNSLNFHPVHHTFATAGSDGGFNFWDKDSKQRLKAFSKCPSPITCSTFNQDGSIFAYAVCYDWSKGAEKHNPSTAKTNIFLHSVQESDVKGKPRTGKK, translated from the exons ATGGCGAGCTTTaacgccgccggcgccggcgccgccaACCCCAACCCTAACAAATCCCTCGAG GTGAATCCGGCGCCCGGGGACTCGGTTTCCAGCCTCAGCTTCAGCCCCAAGGCGAATCACCTGATTGCCACCTCCTGGGACAACCAG GTTCGGTGCTGGGAGGTTCAGCCTGGCGGCCAATGCCAGGCGAAGGCGTCTATTTCGCACGATCAGCCA GTCTTGTGCTCTGCCTGGAAGGATGACGGGACTACTGTTTTTTCGGGAGGGTGTGACAAAGTGGTAAAGATGTGGCCGCTGCTGTCTGGCGGGCAGGCCACGGCCTTCTCAGGGCACGAGGCGCCGGTCAAAGAACTTGCCTGGATACCACAGATGAGCCTTCTTGTCAGTGGGTCTTGGGATAAGACTTTGAG GTACTGGGACATTCGACAACCTAACCCAGCTCATGTTCAGCAACTTCCGGAGCGCTGCTATGCACTCTCACTTAGTTATCCTCTAATGGCGGTCGGTACTGCTGATCGCAACGTAGTTATCTTCAATCTTCAGAATCCACAG GCTGAATTCAAGAGGATTGTGTCACCTTTGAAATTCCAGACAAGGTGTATCGCTGCCTTCCCAGATCAACAAGGATTCTTG GTCGGATCAATAGAGGGACGCGTTGGTGTTCATCATGTGGATGATTCTAATCAAAGCAAGAATTTCACATTCAAATGTCATCGCGAGGGCACTGATATATTCTCTGTTAACTCGCTGAACTTTCATCCT GTGCACCATACATTTGCTACTGCAGGCTCTGATGGAGGTTTCAACTTTTGGGACAAGGACAGTAAACAAAGATTGaag GCTTTTAGTAAGTGCCCATCACCCATCACATGCAGCACATTCAATCAGGATGGCTCAATCTTTGCTTATGCG GTATGCTATGATTGGAGCAAGGGTGCCGAGAAGCATAATCCTTCTACTGCAAAGACAAATATCTTTCTGCATAGCGTGCAG GAATCTGATGTCAAAGGAAAGCCCCGTACTGGAAAAAAGTAG
- the LOC109757656 gene encoding zinc-finger homeodomain protein 5 — protein MEFRGEEDGDGSDVGDGAPPAAPHRSATANGPADNMQAEARRQYHECLRNHAAAAGGHVLDGCCEFMPASPEDPLACAACGCHRSFHRRDPSPGRAHLPLLAASARAPLLLPPAASKHPHQRLPFPYGLAASGGTGTTTESSSEERRGPSPAPRKRSRTTFTREQKEQMLAFAERVGWRLQRQDEAMVGHFCAQAGVRRQALKVWMHNNKQSSSGRRQQQQEEEKQLQEHSQEQQQ, from the coding sequence ATGGAATTCCGGggagaggaggacggggacggCAGCGACGTGGGCGACGGTGCCCCGCCCGCGGCACCTCACCGCAGCGCCACCGCAAACGGGCCGGCAGACAACATGCAAGCGGAGGCGAGGCGGCAGTACCACGAGTGCCTCCGTAACCACGCGGCGGCCGCGGGCGGGCACGTCCTGGACGGATGCTGCGAGTTCATGCCGGCCTCCCCCGAGGACCCACTCGCATGCGCGGCCTGCGGCTGCCACCGCAGCTTCCACCGCCGCGACCCCTCGCCGGGGCGCGCCCACTTGCCGCTGCTGGCTGCCAGCGCGCGCGCACCATTGCTGCTCCCGCCGGCGGCCAGCAAGCACCCGCACCAGCGTTTGCCGTTCCCCTACGGCCTTGCGGCCAGCGGCGGCACCGGCACGACGACCGAGTCCTCCAGCGAGGAGCGGCGTGGGCCGTCGCCGGCACCGCGGAAGCGCTCCAGGACGACGTTCACGCGGGAGCAGAAGGAGCAGATGCTGGCGTTCGCGGAGCGCGTCGGGTGGAGGCTGCAGCGGCAGGACGAGGCGATGGTGGGGCATTTCTGCGCGCAGGCCGGGGTCCGGAGGCAGGCGCTCAAGGTCTGGATGCACAACAACAAGCAGAGTAGCAGCGGTAGgaggcagcagcagcaggaggaggagaagcAGCTTCAGGAGCATAGCCAAGAGCAGCAGCAGTAG